TGTGCTTTTTGTTTAGcttcaattaaaatatatttgcaTGATGGTTGatcaaataaaacattttcacATCGTATTCCTGTGAATCCATGAATACATTTACATCTGTTGCAATTACTGGGATCTTGATAGCCTTCATTTAAAcaaatcaatttatttttacaacgATTTTTGCAATAATGTAAATTCAAAGTTTTAAAATCGATAAAACTTATCATGTCATTGCTTCCTATCGTACTGCCATATAAATTATCTCTAGGCCATAATGTTTTTTGTCCGTTATAACTATAAGCATATGCTCCAGAGTGCATAAGTGAACCATAATCATAAGGTTGATTATATGTGTACAAAATTTTGCACGaatatttcataaattttcTGATATAACGTGGatcaatgttttttttaataaaaacaacatAATTATCTCTATCATATCtattttcttcattaaaCATTCCTAACGTATGTAAAATTTCACGTTGGATACCACCTTTGTGAAGGCAATTTTTTCCACcaagaataatattttgccAACTCTTTGTACTAATTCTTCCAATAGTACTACTACATTGATTTCCATAAACAAAACTAATTCCACAGTTTTGTTTAGTCATTTGTTCTGCCTTTACAAATTCAATACATGTATGCTGTTGAATTTCAGATAGTGCTAAAAGTATGGCAGTCGAATTTAAACCTAAGCCTATGTGAAAATATATTGGTGAAATCCAAAATTTATGAATATCACCGTACATTTTCCTCTtaaatctataaaatatatcatcatCAGTATCTGAAACacttctaatttttttaaatttattataagtgTTTGAATAAGAAAactgataatattaaaaatactgaaaaaaaaacaaatttcacttacaatatttaaaaaaataacatatatcaataacaataaaaaatactttaaaaacatactaattttttagtattataaaaaataaaaaatatattttaaatacttttttaaattatttaaataattacttaaataatatttgtaaaacataaatcatcttgtaatttttaattcctgatgtaatttaaaaagtttttattaacaatttaaaattatttaaaaacaaaattattaattaaatagatAATCTTCTACTTTGTACATTCTGATttctttgttttttaaaaaagttaaataaaaaaaatggatttTTATATGTTGGATCAAATGACTTTTTCACAGatttatacattaatataACACGATTTTGAGGATTGTTACTTCTATAATGAATTATAACACTAGAACTATGAGatataattgtaatatttgaATTATACATACAAAATAAAGCTCCAGTAACAGTTTTATCTttccaaaattttatttccaGACTATTTTCTGAAAGACAAAATGAACCATGATTTGGATATAATGCTGttgaaattatttcaatCAAAATTCTCCTATTATGATATGCTAAGAAATGAAATGTGCAACTGTATGCTCCATGAAATTCAAATTTAGTTGGGGTATTTTTTGCCATAAATTGTGATTGAATGCATCCATATGACGGTGGTGTTATGATTTTACATTGAGGTCCACTATAGCCTTCAATACATTTACATATACCACAATTATTGGGATTTTGATATCCATAatgaaaacaaataatttttttcctacatatatttttacaataataaatatttaacatttttatatcagCAAATGACATTTTTGATTTTGGTCCTGGTGTCATATCATACAATGAGTCAAATGGTTTCATAGTTTTCCCtctatttttagtaaaataatataagcCATAATGCATCACAGATCCATAATCATATGGAACACCAAAAGTATTTGAATCTTTTTTTGATACAATATCAAAACTTTGTTTACGAGAaggaataatattttgaaaataaattttaagatatttatCTCTGTCTATTCTACTATGTTCATGATAAAAACCTAATGTATGTAATATTTCATGCTGAATTTGTCCTGAATGATCACAACCCTTTCCTAAACTTATATTTTGCCATTtctttctaaatttttttcctaCATTACTACTACAATCTGGTCCATACCAGAATCTAATTCCAACAACTTCTGATATCATTGcatgatattttttaaattgaataCATGTTTCTTTTTGAATAAAGTTTATTGATTTTTCAACAGCTgatatattaacatttatatcaataaaataaggTATAGGCATATgctatttatattttaaatcaaatgaaattttacgttttattcttttattttttaattcataaaaattagatatctgtattatttttttaataaaataaaatttgtattacACTTACAAAACGTccaaaagtaaaaataataacatacaaaaaataataatttttttatacatttaatatataaaatgataatataaaatttaacactttctcaatattttattgaaagtgaaaataatattaattaattttacaaaattttgcattataaattttttttttaaaaattgtttaattaaatatattataaaatttatattttttgttatataaatatttttaataagttatttaaataaattttaaaatgattatcaTGTGGCATGTTAatgttaactttttataagtaatattatttagaaaagttttctaaataattaaaaataaaattatttagtgatttattcatttataatttaattataattttttaaatatttacttaaatgaaatttattaattttaatgaatgttcaatatttattaataaaataatattgttaattaaaaGTACAACTGTTAAAATCATATACATATgactatatatttttcttaatagtATAAATTTCTGTAGTTCATCAAAaactttacttttttttactttttgaaatttcaatacaaattttaattagtaaatatgcatttaaaaaaataatctatgAACGAAtcactataaaaaaaatattctttgaAGTTTTTACCagcaataatattttaaaatagcttttttaagttttttcacattgaattaatatatttcaagataaaatattttagcaaaattgattttttgtGTACTTCtgtaatgaaaaattatatgattgttatgtgataaaattgttttattttctGTTTGATGACAAAATCTTGCTCCTGTTACAGATTTATCCATCCAATATTTTACTTCTATAGTGTTTTCATATTGACATGTTGGGTAAGTGTTGGGAAACATATACGCTTTtagaatattaaatttaattctaCTAGTTTTGTTTACTACAAAATGTATatcacatttttttattccagTTATTGAAAACAATCTAGGCATACGGTCTGGAAGTACTATTGTTTTCCAACAATTTCTTTGATTCTTTCTAAACTTTTCACATCGTGTACCCCAAAATCCTTCAATACATTTACATAAATGACAATGGTGAGGATCTTGGTATCCGTAATTATAACAAAGTCTTTTAAATGGACAATTAGGATGAGCACAATagtgtaaatttaaaactttaatatcattaaaagaaaGTCTTTGAGTTTGTCCCATAGTTCCTTCATAAAAAGGATCAGTTGGTATTATTGTTTTTCTATTACCTATAGCAAATGCATTTACAGCAGCATGCATTATTGATCCATAATCATAtgataaatgataatgaaaacCTTCATATGCCGTGTGTTTTACACAACTTGCAGTCTCATTTTGTaacatattttctttatatatttttacaaaaaaatctCTATCAAATCGACATTGTTCATGATATAATCCTAATGCATGTAATGTTTCATGTAAAATTCcttcaaaattattacatcTTGGTCCAATTTCTATATCTTGCCATTcgtttttatatatgtttcCTATTGCACTTGAACAATTTCCTGTATATTTATAGCGAATTCctggtaaaaaaaatctattagttctacttttatataattttatacatgttactttttcaataattttttctacatTTTCAAAGGCAACAGAATTTATACGTGACTCgtagtaataatatattgttaatggccatttagaatttttagtcgttataatttttcttttttttctaatatctATTTTTGAATCAGATATTTCTGGAAAATTTagtacaaaattatttatttggtctacagatcttttaaaatttttttttgttatataatcttcaaaggtaaaataattatttaataaaattataaataactaaataaaatttatttttaattattaagttattttttacttacaAAAACATAAATCATGACAACTTTAGAAtttatagtaatttttttttgtcatataCAGGAAATAGattgaagaaaaattaaaaaagtatcattgcttttatacatttttttatgaaaatattcatataagttttattgtttaaaatttttaatgtaaatatatattctattgtttgttataattgaaataaataatttattaattatttaatcagATATAACAAgttgttttaatataattaataaataaaattaaagcatattaaaatgttaataatttgcattagaataaataaaacattcaATAATgatgtattatattttaaatttctacTATGTAAAAGTGAATTAAATTTAGGTAAATAGAATAATTATGAAATATACATTGGAGGTATTAAATACTCATATTCTATTTGTAGGAATCAATTTTTATCCTAgaactttttaatttgaattatttttaaaaaacagaaaagttttaaaagttcaaaaatgaaatacattattttaaagataatttttattttaatNNNNNNNNNGAaggaataatattttgataaaaaattttaagatatttatCTCTATCTATTCTACTATGTTCATGATAAAAACCTAATGTATGTAATATTTCATGCTGAATTTGTCCTGAATGATCACAACCCTTTCCTAAACTTATATTTTGCCATTtctttctaaattttttccCTACATTACTACTACAATCTGGTCCATACCAGAATCTAATTCCAACAACTTCTGATACCATTGcatgatattttttaaattgaataCAAGTTTCTTTTTGAATAAAGTTTATTGATTTTTCAACAGCTgatatattaacatttatatcaataaaataaggTATAGGCATATgccatttatattttaaatcaaatgaaattttacgttttattcttttattttttaattcataaaaattagatatctttattatttttttaataaaataaaatttgtattacACTTACAAAACGTccaaaagtaaaaataataacatacaaaaaataataatttttttatacagtttatatataaaattaaaaaaataaatttagtactttctcaatattttattaaaaatgataaaaatgtttattaattttaaaaaattttgcaaTTACTTAAtagaattaaatataaaataaaacttttttgttaAGTTATATGAGAAACGCTACATTAAATAGTTGTTAAcagtttttctttttattctttactgctgttaaaataaaaaataataatcaaacTGATAATCAGTTTATGtcttattttttgaattaattgtttttgatcaaattttaataataaaaagttatgtGGATTTcttgactttttttttggcTAACATGTGAACATCAGTAATAcgtttattataatatataaatattataatataatataacaattttaattttttttaaaaaaatttgtttaattaattatattataaaattaatatctcttgttatataaaaatttttaaatgattatcatataacatattaatgttcactttttaaaagtaatattattaagaaaggttttttaaataatttaaaataaaataaattttttattattaatttaaatataaattatatattgatTTGTTCTTTTtagtatttaaataaaatttttcatatatgtACTTAAATgagatttattaatttaatgaatgttcaatatttaattatataattattattacaattaaaaagtacACCTGTTAAATTCATTTACACATggctatatatttttcttaatagtataaatttttttagttcacttaaaaacttttttgttactttttgaaattttaatacaaattttaattagcAAATCTgcatttaaaagtataatctAAAAACGGactactataaaaaaaatattcttttgaaGTTTTTACTAACaataatactttattatagcttttttttgtttctcatattaaattaaaatatttcattataatataatctaacaatattgtttttttgtGTACTTCtgtaatgaaaaattatatgattgTTATGTGATATAATTAACTTATTTTCTGTTTGACGACAAAATCTTGCACCTGTTACAGATTTATCCATCCAATATTTTACTTCTATTGTGTTTTCATATTGACAAGTTGGATAAGTATTGGGAAACATATGCACATTTgcaatataaaatttaattctaCTAGTTTTGTTTACTACAAAATGTATAACACATTTTTTTACTCCttccattaaaaatattctaggCTTATGATCTGGAAGTATTAATGTTCTCcaacaatttttttgtcTCTTTTTGAACTGCTCACATTGTGAACCAATAAATCCTTCAATACATTTACATAAATGACAATGGTGAGGATCTTGGTATCCGTAATTATAACAAAGTCTTTTAAATGGACAATTCGGATGAGTACAATagtgtaaatttaaaactttaacaTCATTAAAAGAAAGTCTTTGAGTTTGTCCCATAGTTCCTTCATATAAAGGATCAGTTggtattattgtttttaaattacctATAGCAAATGCATTTACAGCACCATGCATTATTGATCCATAATCATAtgataaatgataatgaaaagCTTCATATGCAGTATGTTTTTTACAACTTGCAGTCTCATATTGTaacatattttctttatatatttgtacaAAAAAATCTCTATCAAATCGACATTGTTCATGATATAATCCTAATGCATGTAAAGTTTCATGTAAAATTCcttcaaaattattacatctttgtccaatttttatatcttgcCATACGTTTTTATGGATGTTTCCTATTGCACTTGAACAATTTcctgtatatatataacgaATTcctggtaaaaaaaataaaatagattttCTTTTTCGAAATTTCAAACATGtctttttttcaataatttttactacATTTTTAATGGCATCAGAATTTATAGGTGACCTgtagtaataatatattgttaatgGCCATTTAGAATTTGTagttgttataatttttcttttttttctactatttatttttgaatcaGATATTTCTGGAAAATTTA
This Strongyloides ratti genome assembly S_ratti_ED321, chromosome : 2 DNA region includes the following protein-coding sequences:
- a CDS encoding Astacin-like metalloendopeptidase; its protein translation is MFLKYFLLLLIYVIFLNIFSYSNTYNKFKKIRSVSDTDDDIFYRFKRKMYGDIHKFWISPIYFHIGLGLNSTAILLALSEIQQHTCIEFVKAEQMTKQNCGISFVYGNQCSSTIGRISTKSWQNIILGGKNCLHKGGIQREILHTLGMFNEENRYDRDNYVVFIKKNIDPRYIRKFMKYSCKILYTYNQPYDYGSLMHSGAYAYSYNGQKTLWPRDNLYGSTIGSNDMISFIDFKTLNLHYCKNRCKNKLICLNEGYQDPSNCNRCKCIHGFTGIRCENVLFDQPSCKYILIEAKQKAQTLKILGIKNCLYHIFTHKGKRISMFVDNMNLYPNEKTVCRNENSVEIKYYKNKGVSGARFCLKDNAITIASHDHHIMIHYHSSMISNYVSIKFKAVEKSYFQRQCIRNAFASKSFFKKRGYNLMV
- a CDS encoding Astacin-like metalloendopeptidase; translated protein: MPIPYFIDINVNISAVEKSINFIQKETCIQFKKYHAMISEVVGIRFWYGPDCSSNVGKKFRKKWQNISLGKGCDHSGQIQHEILHTLGFYHEHSRIDRDKYLKIYFQNIIPSRKQSFDIVSKKDSNTFGVPYDYGSVMHYGLYYFTKNRGKTMKPFDSLYDMTPGPKSKMSFADIKMLNIYYCKNICRKKIICFHYGYQNPNNCGICKCIEGYSGPQCKIITPPSYGCIQSQFMAKNTPTKFEFHGAYSCTFHFLAYHNRRILIEIISTALYPNHGSFCLSENSLEIKFWKDKTVTGALFCMYNSNITIISHSSSVIIHYRSNNPQNRVILMYKSVKKSFDPTYKNPFFLFNFFKKQRNQNVQSRRLSI
- a CDS encoding Astacin-like metalloendopeptidase — encoded protein: MIYVFLFIILLNNYFTFEDYITKKNFKRSVDQINNFVLNFPEISDSKIDIRKKRKIITTKNSKWPLTIYYYYESRINSVAFENVEKIIEKVTCIKLYKSRTNRFFLPGIRYKYTGNCSSAIGNIYKNEWQDIEIGPRCNNFEGILHETLHALGLYHEQCRFDRDFFVKIYKENMLQNETASCVKHTAYEGFHYHLSYDYGSIMHAAVNAFAIGNRKTIIPTDPFYEGTMGQTQRLSFNDIKVLNLHYCAHPNCPFKRLCYNYGYQDPHHCHLCKCIEGFWGTRCEKFRKNQRNCWKTIVLPDRMPRLFSITGIKKCDIHFVVNKTSRIKFNILKAYMFPNTYPTCQYENTIEVKYWMDKSVTGARFCHQTENKTILSHNNHIIFHYRSTQKINFAKIFYLEIY
- a CDS encoding Astacin-like metalloendopeptidase; this encodes MPIPYFIDINVNISAVEKSINFIQKETCIQFKKYHAMVSEVVGIRFWYGPDCSSNVGKKFRKKWQNISLGKGCDHSGQIQHEILHTLGFYHEHSRIDRDKYLKIFYQNIIPSXXXLK
- a CDS encoding Astacin-like metalloendopeptidase → MIYIFFFIILLNNYFTIEEYITKKNFKRSVDKINNFPINFPEISDSKINSRKKRKIITTTNSKWPLTIYYYYRSPINSDAIKNVVKIIEKKTCLKFRKRKSILFFLPGIRYIYTGNCSSAIGNIHKNVWQDIKIGQRCNNFEGILHETLHALGLYHEQCRFDRDFFVQIYKENMLQYETASCKKHTAYEAFHYHLSYDYGSIMHGAVNAFAIGNLKTIIPTDPLYEGTMGQTQRLSFNDVKVLNLHYCTHPNCPFKRLCYNYGYQDPHHCHLCKCIEGFIGSQCEQFKKRQKNCWRTLILPDHKPRIFLMEGVKKCVIHFVVNKTSRIKFYIANVHMFPNTYPTCQYENTIEVKYWMDKSVTGARFCRQTENKLIISHNNHIIFHYRSTQKNNIVRLYYNEIF